The following proteins are encoded in a genomic region of Dasypus novemcinctus isolate mDasNov1 chromosome 21, mDasNov1.1.hap2, whole genome shotgun sequence:
- the LOC101445879 gene encoding keratin, type I cuticular Ha3-I encodes MSYNCCLPNLSCRTSCSSRPCVPPSCHGCTLPGACNIPANVGSCGWLCEGSFNGNEKETMQFLNDRLASYLEKVRQLERENAELEGRIHEWCQQQVPFVCPDYQSYFRTIEGLQQKILTNKAENARLVVQIDNAKLATDDFRTKYETELSLRQLVEADINGLRRILDELTLCKADLEAQVESLKEELLCLKQNHEQEANSLRSQIGDRLNVEVDAAPTVDLNRVLNETRCQYEALVETNRRDVEEWFIMQTEELNKQVVSSSEQLQSSQAEIIELRRTVNALEIELQAQHNLRNSLENTLNETEARYSSQLAQVQCLISSVESQLAEIRGDLERQNQEYQVLLDVRARLEGEINTYRGLLESEDCKLPCNPCATSNACDKPLGHCPPSICAPRARCGPCNTFVC; translated from the exons ATGTCGTACAACTGCTGCCTGCCCAACCTGAGCTGCCGCACCAGCTGCTCCTCCCGGCCCTGCGTGCCCCCCAGCTGCCACGGCTGCACGCTGCCCGGGGCCTGCAACATCCCCGCCAACGTGGGCAGCTGCGGCTGGCTCTGCGAGGGCTCCTTCAATGGCAACGAGAAGGAGACCATGCAGTTCCTGAACGACCGCCTGGCCAGCTACCTGGAGAAGGTGCGCCAGCTGGAGCGGGAGAACGCGGAGCTGGAGGGCCGCATCCATGAGTGGTGCCAGCAGCAGGTGCCCTTCGTGTGTCCGGACTACCAGTCCTACTTCCGGACCATCGAGGGGCTGCAGCAGAAG ATCCTGACCAACAAGGCCGAGAACGCCAGGCTGGTGGTGCAGATCGATAATGCCAAGTTGGCCACAGACGACTTCAGAACCAA GTACGAGACGGAGTTGTCCCTGCGGCAGCTGGTGGAGGCCGACATCAATGGCCTACGCAGGATCCTGGATGAGCTGACCCTGTGCAAGGCTGACCTGGAGGCCCAGGTGGAGTCCCTGAAGGAGGAGCTGCTGTGCCTCAAGCAGAACCACGAGCAG GAAGCCAACTCCCTGCGTAGCCAGATTGGAGACCGCCTCAACGTGGAGGTGGACGCGGCGCCCACCGTGGACCTGAACCGTGTGCTGAACGAGACCAGGTGCCAGTACGAGGCCCTGGTGGAGACCAACCGCAGGGACGTGGAGGAGTGGTTCATCATGCAG ACCGAGGAGCTCAACAAGCAGGTGGTGTCCAGCTCGGAGCAGCTGCAGTCCTCCCAGGCTGAGATCATCGAGCTGAGACGCACGGTCAACGCCCTGGAGATCGAGCTGCAGGCCCAGCACAACCTG AGAAACTCCCTGGAAAACACGCTGAACGAGACCGAGGCCCGCTACAGCTcccagctggcccaggtgcagtgcctGATCAGCAGCGTGGAGTCCCAGCTGGCGGAGATCCGGGGCGACCTGGAGCGGCAGAACCAGGAGTACCAGGTGCTACTGGACGTCCGGGCCCGGCTGGAGGGCGAGATCAACACGTACCGGGGCCTGCTGGAGAGCGAGGACTGCAA GCTCCCCTGCAATCCCTGTGCCACGTCCAATGCATGCGACAAGCCCCTTGGACACTGCCCACCCAGTATCTGCGCCCCACGTGCCCGATGCGGACCTTGTAACACATTTGTGTGCTAG
- the LOC101432065 gene encoding keratin, type I cuticular Ha3-I-like — translation MSYNCCLPNLSCRTSCSSRPCVPPSCHGCTLPGACNIPANVGSCGWLCEGSFNGNEKETMQFLNDRLASYLEKVRQLERENAELEGRIREWCQQQVPYVCPDYQSYFRTIEELQQKILTGKSENARLVVQIDNAKLAADDFRTKMERELSLRQLVEADLNSLRRILDELTLCKADLEAQVESLKEELLSLKQNHEQEANSLRSQIGDRLNVEVDAAPTVDLNRVLNETRCQYEALVETNRRDVEEWFITQTEELNKQVVSSSEQLQSSQAEIIELRRTVNALEIELQAQHNLRNSLENTLNETEARYSSQLAQLQSLISSVESQLAEIRGDLERQNQEYQVLLDVRARLEGEINTYRGLLESEDCKLPGNPCATTNASGPCLSNPCAPCVPRARFGPCSTFGC, via the exons ATGTCGTACAACTGCTGCCTGCCCAACCTGAGCTGCCGCACCAGCTGCTCCTCCCGGCCCTGTGTGCCCCCCAGCTGCCACGGCTGCACCCTGCCTGGGGCCTGCAACATCCCCGCCAATGTGGGCAGCTGCGGCTGGCTCTGCGAGGGCTCCTTCAATGGCAACGAGAAGGAGACCATGCAGTTCCTGAACGACCGCCTGGCCAGCTACCTGGAGAAGGTGCGCCAGCTGGAGCGGGAGAACGCGGAGCTGGAGGGCCGCATCCGCGAGTGGTGCCAGCAACAGGTGCCTTACGTGTGCCCGGACTACCAGTCCTACTTCCGGACCATCGAGGAGCTGCAGCAGAAG ATCCTGACTGGCAAGTCTGAGAACGCCAGGCTGGTGGTACAGATTGACAATGCCAAGCTGGCTGCAGATGACTTCAGAACCAA GATGGAGAGGGAGCTGTCCCTGCGGCAGCTGGTGGAGGCTGACCTCAACAGCCTGCGCAGGATCCTGGATGAGCTGACTCTGTGCAAGGCTGACCTGGAGGCCCAGGTGGAGTCCCTGAAGGAGGAGCTGCTGTCCCTCAAGCAGAACCATGAGCAG GAAGCCAACTCCCTGCGTAGCCAGATCGGAGACCGCCTCAACGTGGAGGTGGACGCGGCGCCCACTGTGGACCTGAACCGTGTGCTGAACGAGACCAGATGCCAGTACGAGGCCCTGGTGGAGACCAACCGCAGGGACGTGGAGGAGTGGTTCATCACGCAG ACCGAGGAGCTCAACAAGCAGGTGGTGTCCAGCTCGGAGCAGCTGCAGTCCTCCCAGGCTGAGATCATCGAGCTGAGGCGCACGGTCAACGCCCTGGAGATTGAGCTGCAGGCCCAGCACAACCTG AGAAACTCCCTGGAAAACACGCTGAACGAGACTGAGGCCCGCTACAGCTCCCAGCTGGCCCAGTTGCAGTCCCTGATCAGCAGCGTGGAGTCCCAGCTGGCGGAGATCCGGGGCGACCTGGAGCGGCAGAACCAGGAGTACCAGGTGCTGCTGGACGTCCGGGCCCGGCTGGAGGGCGAGATCAACACGTACCGGGGCCTGCTGGAGAGCGAGGACTGCAA GCTGCCTGGCAACCCCTGTGCCACGACCAACGCAAGCGGGCCCTGCCTCTCCAATCCCTGCGCTCCATGTGTTCCACGTGCCCGCTTCGGGCCCTGCAGCACCTTTGGGTGCTAG